A window from Mangifera indica cultivar Alphonso chromosome 2, CATAS_Mindica_2.1, whole genome shotgun sequence encodes these proteins:
- the LOC123209733 gene encoding nucleobase-ascorbate transporter 12-like: protein MSSSNPKNGPKPGPWPPAPDSAPVPPSSWAKRTGFRPKFSGETNASDSGQITLTPKLKETETQPVTEAGRVRITPGPTAAPASASAQPVVNGNSERVQAAPLNKDQTVKRRRESDKGLSVNGNGNGVAPAVQTETNQQQPRRAPRNDDVVVVDGMDDNSFAPRQHTHMKYELRDTPGLVPIGLYGFQHYLSILGSLILIPLVIVPAMGGTHEDTSMVVSTVLFLSGVTTLLHTSFGSRLPLIQGPSFVYLAPALAIINSPEFQGLNGNNFKHIMKELQGAIIIASTFQAILGYSGLMSLFLGLINPVVVAPTIAAVGLSFYSYGFPLVGTCIEIGVVQILLVILFSLYLRKISVLGHRIFLIYAVPLGLAITWAAAFLLTEAGAYNYKDCDVNIPASNIISNHCRKHVSRMKHCRVDTSHALKSSPWFRFPYPLQWGTPVFNWKMAVVMCVVSIIASVDSVGSYHASSLLVASRPPTPGVLSRGIGLEGLSSVLAGLWGTGTGSTTLTENVHTIAVTKMGSRRAVEFGACILIVLSLVGKVGGFIASIPEVMVAALLCFMWGMLAALGLSNLRYSEAGSSRNIIIVGLSLFFSLSIPSYFQQYGISSNTNLSVPGYFQPYIVASHGPISSKYGGVNYVMNTLLSMNMVVAFLFAVILDNTVPGSRQERGVYEWSEAEAARREPAVTKDYELPLRVGRVFRWVKWVGL from the exons ATGTCAAGTTCCAACCCCAAAAATGGACCAAAACCCGGACCCTGGCCACCCGCACCTGATTCTGCACCTGTTCCTCCTTCTTCTTGGGCTAAACGCACTGGTTTCCGCCCAAAGTTTTCCGGGGAGACTAATGCCAGTGATTCGGGGCAAATCACCTTGACGCCCAAGCTGAAGGAGACCGAAACACAACCGGTTACTGAAGCTGGTCGGGTTAGGATCACTCCGGGACCAACGGCGGCGCCAGCTTCTGCGTCGGCACAGCCGGTAGTTAATGGCAACAGTGAGAGGGTGCAAGCGGCGCCTTTGAATAAGGATCAGACCGTTAAGAGAAGGAGGGAGTCGGACAAGGGTTTGAGTGTGAATGGGAATGGGAACGGGGTGGCTCCAGCGGTGCAAACGGAGACAAATCAGCAGCAGCCGAGGCGAGCGCCGAGGAATGATGACGTAGTGGTGGTTGATGGTATGGATGATAACAGTTTTGCCCCTAGACAGCACACGCATATGAAGTATGAACTTAGAGACACTCCTGGCCTTG TGCCTATTGGTCTATATGGGTTTCAACATTATCTTTCAATCTTGGGTTCATTGATTCTTATTCCGCTTGTCATAGTTCCTGCAATGGGTGGCACACAC GAGGATACTTCAATGGTTGTATCAACAGTGCTTTTTTTATCTGGAGTGACCACACTTTTACATACATCTTTCGGGTCAAGGTTGCCTTTGATACAAGGTCCATCATTTGTTTACCTTGCACCAGCATTAGCAATAATCAACTCGCCAGAGTTTCAAGGACTGAATGGCAAT AACTTCAAGCATATCATGAAGGAGTTACAGGGAGCTATTATCATAGCCTCAACTTTTCAAGCTATACTTGGATACAGTGGGCTGATGTCCTTGTTTTTAGG GTTGATCAATCCAGTGGTTGTTGCCCCAACTATTGCTGCTGTAGGTCTTTCCTTCTACAGTTATGGTTTCCCACTTGTTGGTACCTGCATTGAAATTGGTGTAGTACAAATATTGCTGGTGATCCTTTTTTCTCTG TACCTCCGTAAGATTTCTGTTCTTGGTCATCGCATATTTCTAATTTATGCG GTTCCCTTGGGTCTAGCAATCACTTGGGCAGCTGCTTTTCTTTTGACTGAAGCAGGAGCTTATAATTACAAAGACTGTGATGTGAATATTCCTGCATCAAATATAATATCCAACCACTGCAGAAAGCATGTTTCCCGGATGAAGCATTGTCGAGTTGATACTTCTCATGCATTGAAATCTTCCCCGTGGTTTAGATTCCCTTATCCATTGCAGTGGGGAACTCCTGTGTTCAACTGGAAAATGGCAGTCGTTATGTGTGTGGTCTCCATAATTGCATCAGTTGATTCG GTTGGTTCATATCATGCATCATCGCTACTAGTGGCATCCAGACCTCCAACCCCAGGTGTTCTTAGTCGAGGGATTGGTCTTGAAGGCCTTTCTAGTGTCTTGGCTGGTCTCTGGGGCACAGGAACTGGGTCCACAACTCTAACTGAAAATGTGCATACAATTGCTGTGACTAAAATGGGAAGCCGCAGAGCAGTTGAGTTTGGTGCCTGCATTTTGATAGTCTTATCTCTTGTAG GCAAAGTTGGAGGTTTTATTGCTTCAATTCCTGAAGTCATGGTTGCTGCACTCCTCTGTTTCATGTGGGGGATGCTTGCAGCACTAGGATTGTCTAATTTACGATATAGTGAAGCTGGAAGCTCTCGCAATATTATCATAGTTGggttatctttatttttctctctatcaATACCATCCTACTTCCAGCAATATGGCATCTCTTCAAATACCAACTTATCTGTCCCAGGATACTTTCAGCCATATATTGTTGCTTCTCATGGTCCAATCAGCAGCAAATATGGAGGC GTGAACTATGTCATGAACACATTATTGTCAATGAATATGGTGGTTGCGTTCCTTTTTGCTGTTATCCTGGACAACACTGTGCCTGGCAGTCGGCAAGAACGGGGTGTGTATGAATGGTCTGAAGCTGAGGCTGCAAGGAGGGAGCCGGCTGTTACCAAGGACTATGAGTTGCCCCTCAGAGTTGGTAGGGTTTTCCGATGGGTAAAATGGGTCGGGCTTTGA